tagggtttcagggttagggcttcgtgctgataacgtgttttagagtaATGGGAAtcgagagaaaattgttgtgtattctcattgataataggggcctctctATATAaatgattacaatgcatagaatctgaatcatacaaggaaaggtaatcatacattgaatagcaatctctagattcttctaattaaaccttattaccactaggtcaagtaacctagagtttgggctaaacacaaaatagagatttacttgaaaaTGATTctcattttgtaattttttttataaaagagATCCCAGCCTTTAATAGGTTGAAGgccttaaatttaaaaaaaaaatgaaaaaaaaaactgcccaTATTGAAAACGGTAAATGGGTGGATGCTTAACACTAAAGTAGAAATATtcatattaaagaaaaataataaaatagtaATAAGTATTTGTCAAGAAAAAATAGTAGCAAgtatttaataataaaaaataaaataaaaatagctCATATTGAAAATGGGTAAATGGGTAGGGTATGGGTTTACCCATTTAGAAATGGGTTGGGTAAATACCAGTATCCGGAAATTATTTGATGGGTATTACCCAATGACTCAATGAGTATTATCTGCAAACTATTATTGAATGGgtattagagcaactccaacagcttccctataatttttgtattatagataagcaaaagtcaaacctttagcctatttttcttctccaactccaacaaattccctagtttacagtaatctataaaatctccctattcttctttaaaattttggagtttgctgtaaatatagggaatttggttttctctctcttcacttttcctaaaatagagatagttataggaaatctgttggagtaaaagaggctcatttttctctattatatagaatctgttggagttgctcttactcAATATGTACAAATGCCAAGTAATGGGAATTCTCCCACAAAATAAATGTTAAAAAAAAGACTCGAGTTGATCGGCGCTTAGCACAGAAACGGAAGTGGCTGGAGAGAGCGAGAGCAGAGAGAAACTCGGGACTTGAAGGTCCGATTAGCCGGAATTTTGAAACTCCGATTCACGTCCGGCGCAGTGGTTTCTGTTATAGAAATCAGATTGCGTCACGGCCCCGGTTTTCGTTCACAATTTATTGGGGATTAATATTGGAATTCGGATCAAGTTCAGGCTAGGGTTTCGTTCTTCTATTCAATTAGGCATTTTGATCGGGTTTTGTTGAAAATAGGGGAAGGATGTCGGCGGCGGAGGAGACAGGCACCATGGACGAAGAGGTTTTGAGGCTCAAAGAGCAGGTTATTTGCACTAATGGtattctctctctatatattaCTAGATATTCGATCTGCGTTGTATTCTAACTGGTGCTTAATTGTCAGCTTTCTCAATGCGAGCTCCAAAGGGAGCTGCTCCAGACAGAGAAAGAGAGCTGGATGGCCAAGGAGAGACTTGTCACGCAGGAAAAAGAAGCAGCAGAAGAAAAGCTCAGAGCTTTTATAGAAGCGACTTCGAGTGCAAGATctgaatttgaaaaaaaaagaaagacacTCAAGGAGGCCTTGGAGACCAAGAAGAAGAGCGTGCATCAGGTAAGATTTCTGTCACCCATTTGGCCTTTTAAGTTCAATTGTAGGCAGATAAATGTATATTTAATTGTCATGCTAGTTTAGTCACTGCCACCTCCAATTTCTGATGCTAAATATGCTTCAACGTTTAAAAGTTTCAAGTTTCTGGTTTGCTTTTTTTTTGCAGCTGCGTAAGGCTATCAAAGAGTTTCTTGCTCGTCCTGATGTGAGTTATATGGGAAAACAAACACCCGTCATGGCGAAGTTTGATGGATTGATTGCTGAAAtacgaaagaaaaaaatgtgctTACAAGCAGAGACAGATAAGGTGGACAAGCTACATTCAGAGATATTGGAGAAACGGGACAATTTATTTGCTTTTCTTAAGACTTGTGTGAAAAATTCAGAAATCACTGACTATGTAAAACCTGTGCTCCGACTCCACTATGATGCATATGTTGACACACTCAAGACTGAGGATGATGATTGTGAAATGTTAAGAAAGTATGTGCATTTTATTCTGCAACCGTTTGTCAGGCTTGACTTTAAATCTCCAATTTCCGCTGCAATGTCTAAATTCTTCAACTTCTTTCTAACAAAGGAGTCCAACAAAGATGCTGAGGTGATAtgtttctctctttctcattgtacatgtttttggtttttattaaGAACTGAGAAGTTGGTTTTTGAAAGTGGCATAGCTGACTTTCTGatgtgctttttcttttttactagtGAAGCATAAACATCCTGTAAGAGATGATGACGAGTCTGAACATCCTGACGAAGCCTCAATAGGAAGGAAGCTTTTGGACTTTATCATAACATAAAAAGATGAGGACCTGTTTGGAGTATGTTGACTCTAGATGGAAGACAAGGCAGGGAGGACATTGAGAACATTGAActttctcatgacataaaaTTTTAGGAATATTAGAGAATTGCAATTCCAAGAATTTTTTAGCTTTGGAACGTGTGGGGTAGTGAAATTTTAGACAGAAGCATGTCAGAGACCAGATATTGCAGGAATATTTTAGGTAGTGTGTGGGTAGGGAACATTTGTGTGTCCTTGATTATAATAAGACACTTCAAAATGATCACTTTTATCATTGGTCCTTAAATGAATTGTTTggataattttaattttttgtaagtGAAGGGATTTCATGATAAAAGATGTCATTTTGAAGTGTCTTATTATAATCAATGACACACAAATGTCCCTATGATATTTAAGGTCACCGCTTTACAACCTGCcattaaaaataacaaaaattacaactcaTGCCATCGTCGCATCGTCTCTCTCTTCCCCCATCTATTTCAGACTATAattaaccccccccccccctctctctcaacTAACTTCACCGCCATCGCCCTTTGACACTGCCGACGGCGCCTACGACGTCGCCTAGTCCGAATCTCACGACTCCCTCCTCATCGCCTTCGTCAAGCTCTACAACCTCGCCCTCTCGCAGACCTCCAACCTACTCCGCTCCCACCACGAGCACACGCGTGAGGTCAGCTCCGCCGACTACAAACCCACGCGCCGCGACTCATTGTTCACCGCCTCGTGGGACGACACCGTGAAGCTCTAGACCGTCGAACGCCCCGCCTCCATTCGCACCTTCAAGGAGCACGCCTACTGCGTCTACTCCGCCGCCTTTGGTGTGAAGAGCTCGGAAGCTCGTTCTGATTGTCAATGGAGGCCTTCGAGACCTCCAGCGGTACAACCTTGAGGAATGCTTTCGATAATGTCCTTTCCTTGTTCATCCTCATCCTGAACATAAAGCCACCGAGCACAGCCTCAATCAGGTTCTTGTGATTACTTGTATCGGAGACCTTTTGATAATCTTTTTGGGTTAATTGGATATGTAATCTTGACTCGTGTTGATCATAATTGTGTAATTCGAGACTGGCTTTTGAGTAGGAGAGAACgatttttgattgatttttagttctttgtttgatttgtttcatGGGGAATTGATATGTGTTTGAAGAAAAATTGGTTTCATATGTATGTGGGGGTTTTTATCTGATGATGTTGATGTTGGGGGCTTTAGTTTGCAGATTCAGTATATACCGCAGCATTTGGTGAGACTGTTGCAAATTATTGTGGACGGTAACTGCGACATGGGTGTACGTCAGGTTGCCAGCATCCATTTCAAGAACTTCATTGGAAAGAACTGGTTACCTCATGAGCCAGGTATGTAATGATTGATTGAATAGGTTTTTGGTTAGTATCCGAAATCCATGGATGAGTCTAGCTATGCTTATTCTTCACCTGTTGATTGTTGTAGATGAGCAGAATAAGATATCACAAGCTGACAAAGA
This portion of the Rosa chinensis cultivar Old Blush chromosome 1, RchiOBHm-V2, whole genome shotgun sequence genome encodes:
- the LOC112173128 gene encoding general vesicular transport factor p115 isoform X2, whose translation is MSAAEETGTMDEEVLRLKEQLSQCELQRELLQTEKESWMAKERLVTQEKEAAEEKLRAFIEATSSARSEFEKKRKTLKEALETKKKSVHQLRKAIKEFLARPDVSYMGKQTPVMAKFDGLIAEIRKKKMCLQAETDKVDKLHSEILEKRDNLFAFLKTCVKNSEITDYVKPVLRLHYDAYVDTLKTEDDDCEMLRKYVHFILQPFVRLDFKSPISAAMSKFFNFFLTKESNKDAE
- the LOC112186532 gene encoding importin beta-like SAD2 homolog, translating into MEAFETSSGTTLRNAFDNVLSLFILILNIKPPSTASISLQIQYIPQHLVRLLQIIVDGNCDMGVRQVASIHFKNFIGKNWLPHEPDEQNKISQADKDVVREHVLVFVTQVPPLLRVQLGEFLKTIIYVDYPERWPRLLD
- the LOC112173128 gene encoding general vesicular transport factor p115 isoform X1; the encoded protein is MSAAEETGTMDEEVLRLKEQLSQCELQRELLQTEKESWMAKERLVTQEKEAAEEKLRAFIEATSSARSEFEKKRKTLKEALETKKKSVHQLRKAIKEFLARPDVSYMGKQTPVMAKFDGLIAEIRKKKMCLQAETDKVDKLHSEILEKRDNLFAFLKTCVKNSEITDYVKPVLRLHYDAYVDTLKTEDDDCEMLRKYVHFILQPFVRLDFKSPISAAMSKFFNFFLTKESNKDAEHKHPVRDDDESEHPDEASIGRKLLDFIIT